The Portunus trituberculatus isolate SZX2019 chromosome 19, ASM1759143v1, whole genome shotgun sequence genome contains a region encoding:
- the LOC123506375 gene encoding telomere length and silencing protein 1 homolog isoform X1, producing MSDEKDGEPAAATPKVVFKKVKNKNYCRRRKDDSDEDDSGNGDESLIAKLEESKELRKYRRRQAGVSAEGLLVGETTAKKEGVDDDPFKTKCGGMVDLNQVKNAKKTSDDAYDTGIGTAFSVETNRRDEDAEMQKYIEENLAKRKGIESEDMQEEQSRYQTLDEVALHAVPSMLRESTSKRSEEMLSNQMLSGIPEVDLGLEAKIRNIEATEEAKQRLLRESMMKKERPSEFVPKNMAVNFVQHNRFNLEESGPAKKKEKRVQEIVEPVVGGGVKISTIAPKRPHGEKATDDFHYEKFKKQFRRH from the exons ATGTCTGATGAAAAAGATGGTGAGCCAGCTGCTGCTACACCCAAGGTTGTGTTCAAGAAGGTGAAAAACAAGAATTATTGTCGCCGCCGCAAAGATGACTCGGATGAAGATGATTCAGGCAATGGAGACGAGTCACTTAT TGCCAAACTGGAGGAGAGCAAGGAGCTACGTAAGTACCGGCGACGGCAGGCAGGAGTGAGTGCCGAGGGTCTGCTGGTGGGAGAGACAACTGCCAAGAAGGAGGGTGTGGAT GATGATCCATTCAAAACCAAGTGTGGAGGCATGGTGGATCTCAACCAGGTCAAGAATGCAAAGAAGACTTCTGATGATGCTTATGACACTGGCATTGGCACAGCCTTCTCTGTTGAGACTAATAGGCGTGATGAAGATGCTGAAAT GCAGAAATACATAGAAGAAAACCTCGCAAAGCGGAAGGGCATTGAATCTGAGGATATGCAGGAGGAGCAGAGCCGGTACCAAACACTGGATGAGGTGGCCCTGCACGCTGTACCCTCCATGCTGCGAGAGTCCACCTCCAAGCGCAGCGAGGAGATGCTTAGCAACCAG ATGCTGAGTGGAATCCCTGAGGTGGACCTTGGACTGGAGGCAAAGATTCGCAACATTGAAGCAACAGAAGAAGCAAAGCAGCGGCTCCTCCGAGAGAGCATGATGAAGAAAGAGCGGCCATCGGAGTTTGTGCCAAAGAACATGGCAGTGAACTTTGTTCAGCACAACAGAT TCAACTTGGAGGAATCTGGACCcgccaagaagaaagaaaaaagagtgcAAGAGATTGTGGAGccagtggtgggtggtggtgtcaaGATCTCCACCATAGCACCTAAAAGGCCACACGGGGAGAAGGCAACTGATGACTTTCACTATGAGAAGTTCAAGAAGCAGTTCAGGAGACACTAG
- the LOC123506375 gene encoding telomere length and silencing protein 1 homolog isoform X2, with product MTRMKMIQAMETSHLCSAKLEESKELRKYRRRQAGVSAEGLLVGETTAKKEGVDDDPFKTKCGGMVDLNQVKNAKKTSDDAYDTGIGTAFSVETNRRDEDAEMQKYIEENLAKRKGIESEDMQEEQSRYQTLDEVALHAVPSMLRESTSKRSEEMLSNQMLSGIPEVDLGLEAKIRNIEATEEAKQRLLRESMMKKERPSEFVPKNMAVNFVQHNRFNLEESGPAKKKEKRVQEIVEPVVGGGVKISTIAPKRPHGEKATDDFHYEKFKKQFRRH from the exons ATGACTCGGATGAAGATGATTCAGGCAATGGAGACGAGTCACTTATGTAG TGCCAAACTGGAGGAGAGCAAGGAGCTACGTAAGTACCGGCGACGGCAGGCAGGAGTGAGTGCCGAGGGTCTGCTGGTGGGAGAGACAACTGCCAAGAAGGAGGGTGTGGAT GATGATCCATTCAAAACCAAGTGTGGAGGCATGGTGGATCTCAACCAGGTCAAGAATGCAAAGAAGACTTCTGATGATGCTTATGACACTGGCATTGGCACAGCCTTCTCTGTTGAGACTAATAGGCGTGATGAAGATGCTGAAAT GCAGAAATACATAGAAGAAAACCTCGCAAAGCGGAAGGGCATTGAATCTGAGGATATGCAGGAGGAGCAGAGCCGGTACCAAACACTGGATGAGGTGGCCCTGCACGCTGTACCCTCCATGCTGCGAGAGTCCACCTCCAAGCGCAGCGAGGAGATGCTTAGCAACCAG ATGCTGAGTGGAATCCCTGAGGTGGACCTTGGACTGGAGGCAAAGATTCGCAACATTGAAGCAACAGAAGAAGCAAAGCAGCGGCTCCTCCGAGAGAGCATGATGAAGAAAGAGCGGCCATCGGAGTTTGTGCCAAAGAACATGGCAGTGAACTTTGTTCAGCACAACAGAT TCAACTTGGAGGAATCTGGACCcgccaagaagaaagaaaaaagagtgcAAGAGATTGTGGAGccagtggtgggtggtggtgtcaaGATCTCCACCATAGCACCTAAAAGGCCACACGGGGAGAAGGCAACTGATGACTTTCACTATGAGAAGTTCAAGAAGCAGTTCAGGAGACACTAG